The following are encoded together in the Streptomyces sp. NBC_00341 genome:
- a CDS encoding ABC transporter substrate-binding protein, whose product MARPRTPLIALVSATALVAVAGCGAADMTQQSSPFANAQGAKTVTLSVQSWVGAQANVAVAQYLLEHELGYRVDTVQIDEVPAWDALSQGRVDAILEDWGHPDQEARYVGDKKTISAGGELGVTGHIGWFVPTYFAEQHPDVTDWHNLNKYAKQLGTAESGGKGQLLDGSPSYVTNDKALVHNLGLDYQVVFSGSEAAQITQIKQFAKEKKPFLSYWYKPQWLFEKVPMTEVKLPAYKEGCDADAKKVACAYPQTPLKKYLNARFASSGGKAAAFLKKFSWDTEEQNKVAMMIADQKMSPQDAAEKWVHENEKTWRAWIPR is encoded by the coding sequence ATGGCTCGTCCGCGCACTCCACTCATCGCGCTCGTCTCCGCCACGGCGCTGGTCGCCGTGGCCGGTTGCGGGGCGGCGGACATGACCCAGCAGTCCTCGCCGTTCGCCAACGCGCAGGGCGCGAAGACCGTGACCCTGTCCGTGCAGTCGTGGGTCGGCGCCCAGGCGAACGTCGCCGTCGCCCAGTACCTCCTCGAACACGAGCTGGGCTACCGCGTCGACACCGTCCAGATCGACGAGGTGCCCGCCTGGGACGCCCTCAGCCAGGGCCGAGTGGACGCGATCCTGGAGGACTGGGGCCATCCGGACCAGGAGGCCAGGTACGTCGGGGACAAGAAGACGATCAGCGCCGGCGGGGAGCTCGGGGTCACCGGGCACATCGGCTGGTTCGTACCGACGTACTTCGCCGAGCAGCATCCCGACGTCACCGACTGGCACAACCTCAACAAGTACGCCAAGCAGCTCGGTACGGCGGAGAGCGGCGGGAAGGGCCAGTTGCTGGACGGCTCCCCGTCGTACGTCACCAACGACAAGGCCCTCGTGCACAATCTCGGCCTGGACTACCAGGTCGTGTTCTCCGGCTCCGAGGCTGCCCAGATCACGCAGATCAAGCAGTTCGCCAAGGAGAAGAAGCCCTTCCTCTCCTACTGGTACAAGCCGCAGTGGCTGTTCGAGAAGGTGCCGATGACGGAGGTGAAGCTGCCCGCGTACAAGGAGGGCTGCGACGCCGACGCGAAGAAGGTCGCCTGCGCCTACCCGCAGACCCCGCTGAAGAAGTACCTCAACGCCCGCTTCGCAAGCAGCGGCGGCAAGGCGGCCGCTTTCCTCAAGAAGTTCTCCTGGGACACCGAGGAGCAGAACAAGGTGGCGATGATGATCGCCGACCAGAAGATGTCGCCCCAGGACGCGGCGGAGAAGTGGGTCCACGAGAACGAGAAGACGTGGCGGGCCTGGATTCCCCGCTGA
- a CDS encoding ABC transporter permease yields MLPETVTKDAAVSATGRTEARARAARNRRMLVLASRIAVLVAVVGLWEWLARTAVIDPFNFSMPSKIWEQIRTWVTDGTAQGSLWEQIWYTLYEALLGWVIGVIAGVLFGIALGRVRFAADVLGPYIKVLNALPRIVLAPIFLIWFGLGPASKVASAVVLVFFPVFFNAFQGAREVDRNLVANSRILGASNRQVTLQVVIPSATSWIFTSLHVSFGFALIGAIVGEYIGATKGLGLLVAASQGTFNAAGVYAAMAILAVVALLAEGLLTFLEKKLFRWKPADADTAR; encoded by the coding sequence ATGCTGCCTGAGACCGTCACCAAGGACGCCGCCGTGAGCGCGACCGGCCGGACCGAGGCCAGGGCGCGGGCCGCACGCAACCGCAGGATGCTGGTGCTGGCCAGCCGGATCGCCGTGCTCGTCGCGGTCGTCGGGCTGTGGGAGTGGCTGGCCAGGACAGCCGTCATCGATCCGTTCAACTTCTCCATGCCGTCGAAGATCTGGGAACAGATCCGTACCTGGGTGACCGACGGAACCGCCCAGGGCTCCCTGTGGGAACAGATCTGGTACACCCTCTACGAGGCGCTGCTCGGCTGGGTCATCGGTGTGATCGCCGGAGTCCTGTTCGGTATCGCGCTCGGCCGGGTCCGCTTCGCCGCCGATGTCCTCGGCCCGTACATCAAGGTCCTCAACGCCCTGCCGCGCATCGTGCTCGCCCCGATCTTCCTGATCTGGTTCGGCCTCGGCCCCGCGTCGAAGGTCGCCTCCGCGGTGGTCCTGGTGTTCTTCCCGGTCTTCTTCAACGCCTTCCAGGGCGCCAGGGAGGTGGACCGCAACCTCGTCGCCAACTCCCGCATCCTCGGCGCGAGCAACCGGCAGGTCACCCTCCAGGTGGTCATTCCGTCGGCCACCTCGTGGATCTTCACCAGCCTCCACGTCAGCTTCGGCTTCGCACTGATCGGCGCCATCGTCGGTGAGTACATCGGCGCGACCAAGGGCCTCGGGCTGCTGGTCGCCGCCTCGCAGGGCACCTTCAACGCGGCGGGCGTCTACGCCGCCATGGCCATCCTCGCGGTCGTCGCCCTGCTCGCCGAGGGGCTGCTCACCTTCCTGGAGAAGAAGCTCTTCCGCTGGAAACCGGCCGACGCCGACACCGCGCGCTGA
- a CDS encoding ABC transporter substrate-binding protein, translating to MRMSPRIPALAVAGALAAASLTACGGDSTSASGDKNDSVKIMVGGLDKVIYLPAMLTERLGYFKDEGVAVQLLTEPAGVQAETALVSGDVQGTVGFYDHTLDLQVKGKHIESVVQFSQAPGEVEMVSNKAAGDLGSAKDFKGKKLGVTGLGSSTDFLTKYLAVKNGVQTSEFTPVAVGAGQTFISALQQGSIQGGMTTDPTVATILDKKLGSILVDMRTPEGSRKALGGLYPSSSLYMQTDWVNAHKPTVQKLANAFVKTLKWMSTHSADEIAAKMPADYAQGGGAALYAQSIKNTLPMFTTDGVMPPDGPATVERVLKAFNPNLKNADVDLDKTYTTEFVKKAH from the coding sequence ATGCGTATGTCCCCCCGGATCCCGGCCCTCGCCGTCGCCGGAGCCCTCGCCGCGGCGAGCCTGACCGCCTGCGGAGGAGACTCCACCTCCGCGTCCGGCGACAAGAACGACAGCGTGAAGATCATGGTGGGCGGCCTGGACAAGGTCATCTACCTGCCCGCGATGCTCACCGAGCGGCTCGGCTACTTCAAGGACGAGGGCGTCGCCGTCCAGCTGCTGACCGAGCCCGCCGGCGTCCAGGCGGAGACCGCGCTGGTCTCCGGCGACGTGCAGGGAACCGTGGGCTTCTACGACCACACCCTCGACCTCCAGGTGAAGGGCAAGCACATCGAGTCGGTGGTCCAGTTCTCCCAGGCCCCGGGAGAGGTCGAGATGGTGTCCAACAAGGCGGCGGGCGACCTCGGCTCGGCGAAGGACTTCAAGGGCAAGAAGCTGGGCGTGACGGGCCTCGGCTCCTCGACCGACTTCCTGACGAAGTACCTCGCCGTGAAGAACGGCGTGCAGACCAGCGAGTTCACGCCCGTCGCGGTCGGAGCCGGCCAGACGTTCATCTCCGCGCTCCAGCAGGGCTCCATCCAGGGCGGCATGACCACCGACCCGACCGTGGCCACCATCCTCGACAAGAAGCTCGGCAGCATCCTCGTCGACATGCGGACCCCGGAAGGCTCCAGGAAGGCGCTCGGCGGCCTCTACCCGTCCTCCAGCCTCTACATGCAGACCGACTGGGTCAACGCCCACAAGCCGACCGTGCAGAAGCTGGCCAACGCCTTCGTGAAGACCCTGAAGTGGATGTCGACGCACAGCGCCGACGAGATCGCCGCGAAGATGCCGGCCGACTACGCACAGGGCGGCGGCGCGGCGCTGTACGCGCAGTCCATCAAGAACACCCTGCCGATGTTCACCACGGACGGGGTGATGCCCCCGGACGGACCGGCCACCGTCGAGCGGGTCCTGAAGGCCTTCAACCCCAACCTCAAGAACGCGGACGTGGACCTCGACAAGACGTACACCACGGAATTCGTGAAGAAGGCGCACTGA
- a CDS encoding PepSY domain-containing protein, with product MTYDPRPKNTGFLRAHRLRAAGAACAVLTAALLTGCGQDSGSTSTGTETSEAARAVPERTTSPSPSPSASLTKDQQKRKKLLASTKITFDKAVTTAEGAVKGGKVTELELKGPGKSDDDTDASASASASASASASMSASPTGASSSPSGSSASPSASPTATGPEWVAAVVAKDGTEHTVRIDAVTGKVLQSVEDPDQDTQEKSRTAERIAKATQTPQEAAKAATDKAKGTVTSLDLDENDKNVLVWSVDVVAKDYKETTVDIDAASGSVTGEHVDND from the coding sequence ATGACATATGACCCCCGACCGAAGAACACCGGATTCCTGCGCGCCCACCGCCTCCGGGCGGCCGGCGCCGCCTGCGCCGTCCTCACCGCGGCCCTGCTCACCGGCTGCGGCCAGGACAGCGGCAGCACGTCGACGGGGACGGAGACCTCCGAAGCCGCCCGTGCCGTCCCGGAGCGCACGACCAGCCCCTCGCCCAGCCCGAGCGCCTCGCTGACCAAGGACCAGCAGAAGCGCAAGAAGCTGCTGGCCTCCACCAAGATCACCTTCGACAAGGCCGTCACCACGGCCGAAGGCGCCGTCAAGGGCGGCAAGGTGACCGAACTCGAGCTGAAGGGCCCCGGGAAGTCGGACGACGACACCGACGCGTCCGCCTCCGCCTCGGCGTCCGCCTCCGCGAGCGCGTCCATGAGCGCCTCCCCGACCGGTGCCAGCTCCTCACCGAGCGGCTCCAGCGCCTCACCGTCGGCCAGCCCCACCGCCACCGGCCCGGAATGGGTGGCGGCCGTCGTAGCCAAGGACGGCACCGAGCACACCGTGCGCATCGACGCGGTCACCGGCAAGGTGCTCCAGTCCGTCGAGGACCCGGACCAGGACACGCAGGAGAAGAGCCGGACGGCCGAGCGGATCGCCAAGGCCACCCAGACACCGCAGGAGGCGGCCAAGGCCGCGACGGACAAGGCCAAGGGCACCGTGACCTCCCTCGACCTGGACGAGAACGACAAGAACGTCCTCGTCTGGTCGGTCGACGTCGTGGCCAAGGACTACAAGGAGACGACGGTCGACATCGACGCGGCCAGCGGCTCCGTCACCGGCGAGCACGTCGACAACGACTGA
- a CDS encoding SpoIIE family protein phosphatase, whose translation MGGERHEPPPDEFEAELDQIAELNRLETPPPAPQDGRGSRQAGEGVPPGEAVRRRDALLLSAGHTVAESDSLDEALRLVAGLYAPDFPMDAQYVFATGDGSLTALAQYGFRPGGVIDEGFRMPLTTGYPAAEVARTGRSVFLASTQEYRAAFPATWHMSARKGLNAWAFLPLVTAGRVVGVWLAAFRSPVAFTKSERALLSVTGRMIAQVHERARAGRAELALSRGLRQSMRAAGPALTGLSVATRYVPTGGGLMVGGDWYDSIDLPNGRLALVIGDVQGHDVHAAGLMAQLRTAVHAYAAEGHGPDAVLARASRFLTTLDEDRFATCLYIEADPSTGNLHIARAGHPHPVLRMPDGTCLLKHISGGLPLGLMPGEEDYPVDILRLHDDEVLMLCTDGLIENGGHDMYSGWVRVRDAFSPGPVEDLEGMADRLMSAVLSPEPGAREGVARDGDDIALLLLRRDSVKPRAEVDQRRLVLTIGQDQGEGLAEARAELKALLHDWARPDQVDTAVLLATELLGNVLVHTDQDGSLTAHVTGETGRRRLLVEVMDRGDELPHQRTPVELASSGRGLLLLDILADQWGVRPEPEGKTAWFALTEASPGEAGPGAAV comes from the coding sequence ATGGGTGGTGAACGGCATGAACCGCCGCCGGACGAGTTCGAGGCCGAGCTGGACCAGATCGCCGAGCTGAACCGGCTGGAAACCCCGCCCCCGGCGCCGCAGGACGGCCGGGGGAGCCGGCAGGCCGGCGAAGGCGTTCCGCCCGGCGAGGCGGTCAGGCGCCGCGACGCGCTCCTGCTCTCGGCCGGTCACACGGTCGCCGAGTCCGACTCGCTCGACGAGGCGCTGAGGCTGGTGGCCGGGCTGTACGCGCCGGACTTCCCGATGGACGCCCAGTACGTGTTCGCCACCGGTGACGGCTCCCTCACCGCGTTGGCGCAGTACGGATTCCGGCCCGGCGGCGTGATCGACGAGGGCTTCCGGATGCCGCTCACGACCGGCTACCCGGCCGCAGAGGTCGCCAGAACCGGCCGGTCGGTGTTCCTGGCCTCCACACAGGAGTACCGCGCCGCGTTCCCGGCCACCTGGCACATGTCGGCCCGCAAGGGCCTCAACGCGTGGGCCTTCCTGCCGCTCGTGACCGCCGGGCGGGTCGTCGGAGTGTGGCTCGCCGCCTTCCGCTCACCCGTCGCCTTCACCAAGAGCGAGCGCGCCCTGCTGAGCGTGACGGGCCGGATGATCGCCCAGGTACACGAACGCGCCCGTGCGGGCAGGGCGGAACTCGCCCTCTCCCGCGGCCTGCGCCAGAGCATGCGCGCCGCGGGCCCGGCGCTGACCGGCCTGAGCGTCGCGACGCGCTACGTGCCGACCGGGGGAGGCCTCATGGTCGGCGGCGACTGGTACGACAGCATCGATCTGCCCAACGGCCGCCTCGCCCTGGTCATCGGAGACGTCCAGGGACACGACGTACACGCCGCCGGGCTGATGGCCCAGCTGCGCACCGCCGTACACGCGTACGCCGCGGAGGGGCACGGCCCGGACGCCGTACTGGCACGGGCCTCCCGCTTCCTCACCACCCTCGACGAGGACCGGTTCGCCACCTGCCTCTACATCGAGGCCGACCCGTCCACCGGCAATCTGCACATCGCCCGCGCCGGCCACCCGCACCCGGTCCTGCGGATGCCGGACGGCACCTGTCTGCTCAAGCACATCAGCGGCGGCCTGCCGCTCGGACTGATGCCCGGCGAGGAGGACTACCCCGTCGACATCCTGCGCCTGCACGACGACGAGGTCCTGATGCTGTGCACGGACGGCCTGATCGAGAACGGCGGCCACGACATGTACAGCGGCTGGGTACGGGTGCGCGACGCGTTCTCGCCCGGTCCCGTGGAGGACCTGGAAGGGATGGCCGACCGGCTGATGTCGGCCGTGCTCAGCCCCGAACCCGGGGCCCGGGAGGGCGTCGCCCGCGACGGCGACGACATCGCGCTCCTGCTCCTGCGCCGGGACTCCGTGAAACCGCGCGCGGAGGTGGACCAGCGCCGGCTGGTGCTGACCATCGGCCAGGACCAGGGCGAGGGGCTGGCCGAGGCGCGGGCCGAACTGAAGGCGCTGCTGCACGACTGGGCGCGGCCGGACCAGGTGGACACCGCGGTGCTCCTGGCGACGGAACTGCTCGGCAACGTACTCGTGCACACCGACCAGGACGGCTCGCTCACCGCTCACGTCACCGGTGAGACAGGCCGGCGCAGGCTGCTCGTCGAGGTCATGGACCGCGGCGACGAACTGCCCCACCAGCGAACCCCGGTCGAGCTCGCCTCCTCGGGGCGCGGCCTGCTGCTCCTCGACATCCTGGCCGACCAGTGGGGTGTGCGGCCCGAACCCGAGGGCAAGACCGCCTGGTTCGCCCTCACGGAGGCGTCCCCGGGCGAGGCCGGGCCAGGCGCCGCGGTCTGA
- a CDS encoding ABC transporter ATP-binding protein, producing the protein MNSETSPAIELRGASKAFRTPSGAVHTAVRDLDLTIGRGEFVAVVGPTGCGKSTTLTLISGLEEPTEGEVLVSGEPVRGIGDKVGFVFQQDAVFPWRTVLSNVMAGPRFRGVPKAEARERARAWLDRVGLSSFEDRYPHQLSGGQRKRVALAATFVNDPEILLMDEPFSALDVQTRALMSDELLELWGGTGASVVFVTHDLEESIALADKVVVMTAGPATVKEVFEIGLPRPRKVEQVRLEPRFLEIYREIWSSLGEEVRITRERGAADAA; encoded by the coding sequence ATGAACAGCGAAACGAGCCCCGCCATCGAGCTGCGGGGGGCGAGCAAAGCGTTCCGGACTCCGTCGGGGGCGGTCCACACCGCCGTACGGGATCTGGACCTGACGATCGGCAGGGGGGAGTTCGTCGCCGTCGTCGGTCCCACCGGCTGCGGCAAGTCGACCACCCTGACCCTGATCAGCGGCCTTGAGGAGCCCACGGAGGGAGAGGTACTGGTCTCCGGCGAACCGGTGCGCGGCATCGGTGACAAGGTCGGCTTCGTCTTCCAGCAGGACGCGGTCTTCCCCTGGCGGACCGTCCTGTCCAACGTCATGGCGGGGCCCCGCTTCCGGGGCGTACCGAAGGCGGAGGCCAGGGAACGCGCACGGGCCTGGCTCGACAGGGTCGGTCTGTCCTCCTTCGAGGACCGCTATCCGCACCAGCTCTCCGGGGGACAGCGCAAGCGGGTCGCACTCGCGGCGACGTTCGTCAACGACCCGGAGATCCTGCTGATGGACGAGCCGTTCTCGGCCCTCGACGTGCAGACCCGGGCCCTGATGTCCGACGAGCTGCTGGAGCTGTGGGGCGGCACCGGAGCCTCCGTCGTCTTCGTCACGCACGACCTGGAGGAGTCCATCGCGCTCGCCGACAAGGTGGTCGTGATGACCGCGGGACCGGCCACCGTCAAGGAGGTCTTCGAGATCGGGCTGCCGCGTCCGCGCAAGGTGGAACAGGTGCGGCTGGAGCCCCGGTTCCTGGAGATCTACCGCGAGATCTGGTCCTCGCTCGGCGAAGAGGTCCGCATCACCCGCGAGAGGGGTGCGGCCGATGCTGCCTGA
- a CDS encoding ABC transporter ATP-binding protein, translating into MSMEVTAWSSLHSAMNAQQDRRPFSRATVRRIGAFARPRRRELYRFLVLSVFTALLAVATPVLAGRVVNAIVQGKENGTVTRLALVIAVIAVAEAGLGLLTRLLSATLGEGLILDLRTAVFDHVQRMPVAFFTRTRTGALVSRLNNDVIGAQRAFSNTLSGVVSNLVTLLLTLTVMLTISWQITLLALVLLPVFVVPARRMGSRMARMQREAAGHNAAMGTQMTERFSAPGATLVKLFGRPDDESAEFAARAGRVRDIGIRTAMAQSTFITALTLVSALALALVYGLGGYYALRGSLEPGAVVALALLLTRLYAPLTALAGARVEVMSALVSFERVFEILDLKPLISEKPDARKVPDGPVSVEFDGVSFGYPSADKVSLASLEEVATLDARGGTEVLHKVSFRAEPGRMIALVGSSGAGKSTIAQLLPRLYDADSGSVRLNGVDVRDLTAASIRETLGMVTQDGHLFHESVRANLTLARPGASEDDIWDALRRSRLDGLVASLPDGLDTVVGERGYRLSGGERQRLTIARLLLARQRVVILDEATAHLDSTSEAAVQEALAEALEGRTAVVIAHRLSTVRAADLILVIEEGRVAERGTHSELLAAGGRYEELYRTQFEPAAAGERPESVPAE; encoded by the coding sequence ATGAGTATGGAAGTCACGGCGTGGTCATCGCTGCACAGTGCGATGAACGCTCAGCAGGACCGCCGGCCCTTCTCCCGGGCGACCGTGCGCCGGATCGGCGCCTTTGCCCGGCCGCGCCGCCGCGAGCTGTACCGGTTCCTGGTGCTGAGCGTGTTCACGGCCCTGCTGGCGGTGGCCACACCGGTGCTGGCCGGCCGGGTGGTCAACGCGATCGTGCAGGGCAAGGAGAACGGCACGGTGACGCGGCTGGCCCTGGTGATCGCCGTCATCGCCGTGGCCGAGGCGGGGCTCGGTCTGCTGACCCGGCTGCTGTCGGCCACGCTGGGCGAGGGACTGATCCTGGACCTGCGCACAGCGGTCTTCGACCATGTGCAGCGGATGCCGGTCGCCTTCTTCACCCGGACCCGCACCGGAGCCCTGGTGAGCCGGCTCAACAACGACGTCATCGGGGCGCAGCGGGCGTTCAGCAACACCCTGTCCGGCGTGGTCTCCAATCTGGTGACCCTGCTGCTGACCCTCACGGTGATGCTCACCATCTCCTGGCAGATCACCTTGCTGGCGCTCGTCCTGTTGCCGGTGTTCGTCGTGCCCGCGCGGCGGATGGGCTCCAGGATGGCCCGGATGCAGCGTGAGGCCGCAGGTCACAACGCCGCCATGGGGACCCAGATGACCGAGCGTTTCTCGGCGCCCGGCGCGACCCTGGTCAAGCTCTTCGGGCGCCCCGACGACGAGTCCGCGGAGTTCGCCGCGCGGGCCGGCAGGGTCAGGGACATCGGCATCCGTACGGCCATGGCGCAGTCGACGTTCATCACGGCGCTGACCCTGGTGTCCGCGCTGGCTCTCGCGCTCGTCTACGGACTCGGCGGCTACTACGCACTGCGCGGGAGCCTGGAACCGGGCGCGGTCGTGGCGCTCGCGCTGCTGCTCACCCGCCTCTATGCCCCACTGACGGCGCTGGCCGGTGCCCGGGTCGAGGTGATGAGCGCGCTGGTGAGCTTCGAGCGGGTCTTCGAGATCCTCGACCTGAAGCCGCTGATCTCCGAGAAGCCGGATGCCCGCAAGGTGCCGGACGGTCCGGTGTCGGTGGAGTTCGACGGGGTGTCCTTCGGCTATCCGTCCGCCGACAAGGTCTCCCTCGCCTCCCTCGAAGAGGTCGCGACCCTCGATGCCCGGGGCGGTACGGAGGTGCTGCACAAGGTCTCCTTCCGTGCCGAGCCCGGCCGGATGATCGCCCTGGTCGGTTCCTCCGGCGCGGGCAAGTCGACGATCGCGCAGCTGCTTCCCCGGCTGTACGACGCCGATTCCGGCTCCGTGCGGCTGAACGGCGTCGACGTACGCGATCTGACCGCCGCGTCGATCCGCGAGACGCTCGGCATGGTCACCCAGGACGGGCACCTCTTCCACGAGTCGGTCCGCGCCAACCTCACGCTCGCCAGGCCCGGTGCGAGCGAGGACGACATCTGGGACGCCCTGCGCCGTTCGCGCCTCGACGGGCTGGTGGCCTCGTTGCCCGACGGTCTCGACACGGTGGTGGGCGAGCGCGGCTACCGGCTCTCGGGCGGTGAGCGTCAGCGGCTGACGATTGCCCGGCTGCTGCTGGCCCGTCAGCGCGTCGTCATCCTCGACGAGGCGACCGCGCACCTGGACTCGACCTCGGAGGCGGCGGTGCAGGAGGCGCTCGCCGAGGCGCTGGAGGGGCGCACCGCAGTGGTGATCGCCCACCGGCTCTCGACGGTGCGGGCGGCCGACCTGATCCTGGTCATCGAGGAGGGCCGGGTGGCCGAGCGGGGTACGCACAGCGAGCTGCTGGCCGCGGGCGGACGGTACGAGGAGCTGTACCGGACGCAGTTCGAGCCGGCGGCGGCCGGGGAGCGGCCGGAGTCCGTACCGGCCGAATGA
- a CDS encoding sensor histidine kinase, protein MRIHWPRRVFAQVLVTQVAITTGVVMLVTGLFLAPLSHELDDQAMRRALSIAQTTAAEPGLVDQLLSTRPDPSGPVQAEAERIRRATGALYIVVMDTRGVRWSHTETARISERVSTDPSTALAGREIMQIDIGTLGRSARAKVPLRDRTGTVVGAVSVGIAYKSVRQGLLSTIPVLLQYAGAALAAGVLAAFFVSRRIQRNTHGLAFADISSLLDEREAMLHSIREAVLALDARGRIRLLNDEAQRLLELTPDAVGRALGEVLPPGRTAEVLAGRVDGANLLTVCRGRVLIANRMPTGDGGAVVTLRDRTELELLGRELDSTHGLLDALRAQDHEHANRLHTLLGLLELGRHEAAVEFVTEVSDGRRASAEQVAERVNDPLLSALLVGKSAVAAERGASLLVSPATRLPDVVVDPRDLVTVLGNLIDNALDAATLVEVELLAEGTTAVLRVSDNGPGVPVAMREQIFTEGWSTKESPAHRERGLGLALVRRLAERYGGAARVTARAGGGAVFTVVLPEALAVRQRAEVGGAQ, encoded by the coding sequence ATGCGGATTCACTGGCCCCGCCGTGTCTTCGCCCAGGTCCTGGTCACCCAGGTGGCGATCACGACCGGGGTGGTCATGCTCGTCACCGGGCTCTTCCTCGCCCCGCTCAGCCACGAGCTGGACGACCAGGCGATGCGCCGGGCCCTTTCCATCGCCCAGACCACCGCCGCGGAACCCGGTCTGGTGGACCAGCTGCTCAGCACCCGGCCCGATCCGTCCGGGCCCGTACAGGCCGAGGCGGAGCGGATCCGGCGGGCCACCGGGGCGCTGTACATCGTGGTGATGGACACCCGGGGAGTGCGCTGGTCGCACACCGAGACCGCCCGGATCAGCGAACGCGTCTCGACCGATCCGAGCACGGCGCTGGCCGGCCGCGAGATCATGCAGATCGACATCGGCACTCTGGGGCGCTCGGCGCGCGCGAAGGTCCCGTTGCGCGACCGGACCGGCACCGTCGTCGGGGCCGTCTCGGTGGGCATCGCGTACAAGAGCGTCCGGCAGGGGCTGCTCTCCACCATTCCGGTGCTCCTGCAGTACGCGGGGGCCGCACTGGCCGCGGGAGTGCTGGCGGCGTTCTTCGTCTCCCGGCGCATCCAGCGCAACACCCACGGTCTGGCCTTCGCGGACATCTCCTCGCTGCTGGACGAGCGGGAGGCGATGCTGCACAGCATCCGGGAGGCGGTGCTCGCGCTCGACGCGCGCGGGCGCATCCGGCTGCTCAACGACGAGGCGCAGCGGCTGCTGGAGCTGACTCCGGACGCCGTCGGCCGGGCGCTGGGCGAGGTGCTGCCGCCGGGGCGCACGGCGGAGGTGCTGGCGGGCCGGGTCGACGGCGCGAATCTGCTCACCGTCTGCCGGGGGCGGGTGCTGATCGCGAACCGGATGCCGACCGGCGACGGCGGTGCGGTCGTGACGCTGCGCGACCGCACCGAGCTCGAACTGCTGGGCCGCGAGCTGGACTCCACGCACGGGCTGCTCGACGCGCTCCGTGCCCAGGACCACGAGCACGCCAACCGGCTGCACACCCTGCTGGGTCTGCTGGAGCTGGGCAGGCACGAGGCGGCGGTGGAGTTCGTCACGGAGGTCTCTGACGGGCGCCGGGCCTCGGCTGAGCAGGTCGCGGAGCGCGTGAACGATCCGCTGCTCTCGGCGCTGCTGGTGGGCAAGTCCGCGGTGGCCGCGGAGCGCGGCGCGTCCTTGCTGGTCTCCCCCGCCACCCGGCTGCCCGACGTCGTGGTGGATCCGCGCGATCTGGTGACCGTACTGGGCAATCTCATCGACAACGCCCTGGACGCCGCCACGCTGGTCGAGGTGGAGCTGCTCGCCGAGGGTACGACGGCGGTCCTGCGGGTCAGCGACAACGGCCCCGGGGTGCCCGTCGCGATGCGGGAGCAGATCTTCACCGAGGGCTGGTCCACCAAGGAGTCCCCGGCCCACCGGGAGCGGGGGCTCGGACTGGCGCTGGTGCGCCGTCTCGCAGAGCGTTACGGCGGCGCGGCCCGGGTCACGGCCAGGGCCGGTGGCGGCGCCGTCTTCACCGTCGTCCTGCCGGAGGCGCTCGCCGTCCGGCAGCGAGCCGAAGTGGGAGGGGCGCAGTGA